TTACTTTAGCGATGTCTTCGGCAAAAATGTGGCCGGACTGCTGCTGACGATCCCGCCCTTGCTCGGCATTTTTTCCAATCTGGCCGGAGGATACCTGGCGGACCGGATTGGGCGGAGAAAGACGATGCTGTTTTCGATTTCGCTGTCCACAGTCATGTTTGCCCTGTTTGCCTTTTCACCGTCGCCCTGGATCGACTACATTGCATTTATCGGCATCGGGATGGCCGGGTCGATGTTTTGGCCGGCCAGCTCGGCGATGGTGGCCGACCTGACGACAGAGGAGGAGCGCCGCGTCGTCTTCGCCACCTTTTACACGGCCATGAACATCGGGGTGGTGCTCGGACCGGTGCTCGGCTCGATCTTTTTCGTGCACTACCGCTTTGAACTGCTGCTGGTCTGTACGATTATGGAGCTGGTGTACGCGATTGCCATTTTCTTTTTGATCAAAGAGACCCTTCCCTCGCTTGTCGGAAAGACGGAGGAAAGCGGACCGCCGCCGCGTTTTTCGCTGAAGGAGCAGTTCCGAAGCTACACCGTTATTTTTCAAGACAAACCATTTGCGATCTACATCCTGGCCGGCATCCTGGTCGCCATCGCTTTCATGCAGCTGGATTTGTACATGGCCCTCTATGTCAAAGAGAATGTCCACAACCAGCCGCTCGTCTGGTGGGGCGACTGGTCCTTCTCCATCGGGGGCACATCGGCCTTTGGCTGGCTGATGGGACTGAACGGCTTGCTCGTCGTCTTGTTCACGCTGCCCGTCACCCGCTGGTTCCGTAACTGGAGCGACCAAAGCAGCCTGATCCTGTCGTCCGTTCTATACGGCTTTGGCTTTTTCCTGATGGCGTTCACCGTTAACATCTGGCTGCTGTTCGGCTGTATGTTCATTCTCACCATGGGCGAACTGATTCGCACCCCCGTGGCGCAGAGCTTTATCAGCAAGTACGCGCCCGAAGATGCGCGGGGCCAGTACATGGGCGCCTCTTCCCTGCAGTTTTCCATCGGCCGGTTTATTGCGCCGCTGGCAATCGGACTGTCGCAATGGGTAGCGCCGCTCGGCGTGTTTTCGATCATTCTCGGGCTTTCGCTGCTGAGTGCGCTCTTGTATGTGTACATGTTCCGGTTGATTCCCCCGATAAAAAATGAGGTCTTAGAGAAAGTGAATTAAGTACTAGTATACTGTGGATAGGAATAACATTTTTCCCATTTTTTGATTCATCACCATAACCCGTGCTAGACATTGAAAAAACGCAGATGTTCCTCTATCGTGGGAGTTGTCGAGACAACCACTGAAAAGGAGGAAATCTGCGTTGTGCCTTGATTTTAGCACAGACTTTATCGGACTTCCATCATTCCATCTCACACATTGGGAAAAAACAAAGGAAACGGATTGGATCGCTGTTCTGGAACCGAATTCTGCCTGTCATCTTTGTCCGATCTGCCTCCGAGCCAGTACCAACCATGCCCGTCCTGGACGGCGTATTCTTCGTCATCGTTTCGTTCCTTCTTGGGGGACCGTCTGGGTATCCGTTCCCGTGTATCGCCAGCGCTGTGCGAGTTGTGTGCTTACATGGACAGTGGAATGGAACGGTATCCCGCCTCGAGGATCGGTCACCTCTGCATTTCAAGAGATGGCGGTGGATATGTGCCGCAGCCGGGATTTGCTCTCGGTTGCCAAGCAATTGAGTGTGGCCTACTCGACACTCGAACGCTGGTACTACCAACTGGCCCCCCAACGCCTTGCTCAACCAAAAGAACATGAAGCTCCTGAAGTGGTCTGTCTGGATGAGTTTGCTCTGCAAAAAGGACATAAGTATGGCGTGAACCTCATGGATGCTCAAACCGGTCATATCTGGCAAGTCACAGAAGGACGTTCACGTGAACAGGTACGAAACGCGCTACAGCAATGGCCTTTTCGTAAGGCTCCCCATGTAGTTGTCACGGATTTGGCTCCAGGAATGGCTGAAACCGTACGTCAGGTCTGGAAGCATACCCTTGTGGTAGCAGATAAATTTCACGTGATCCAGCTTTTCTCTAAAGCGTTGGAAGCTACCCGAAAACGCACTCATGCTCGTGGAACACATCGTCGGGGCAGACATGAACAACGCCTGCTCCATACGATCCCTGACAAGCTGAAGCCCGAAGAGCTTCAGGAACTGAAGATTTGGTTAGCAGAAGATCCACATCTGGAACGACTCTACTATGCGCTTCAAGACATAAGAACCGTGTATGCCGTTCAAACCCAAGAGGCAGGGGAGGAAGCGCTTCAGAAATGGATTGTCGACCATCTCTATTCTCCGACTCCTGCGGTTCGTTCCATTGCCAAAACGATTGTCCAGTGGCGAGAGCCCATTCAGAATTATTTCTCCTTTCGGGTAACGAATGCCAAGATTGAAGGGACACACAACAAAGTGAAGGTAATCAAACGAAGAGCCTACGGCTACCGCAATCTAGAGAGATTCAAGATTCGCATTAGACTGGAGTGTAAACCGGCTACATAACTACGAAAAACTGCGATAGAGGGAGATCAAGCACGTTTTACGGTGAAGAGCTATTTGATTTGAAAAAAGTGTTGATAACAGTTCTCTTTACTATGCTCATTTCCTCTTCAGTTCTTGCTGCTGGTAACGACGATATTAAAAGAACGAATAGGTATCAATCCATTAAAAATGAGTTGACTAGTTCTGGTTTGTCAACCGATGAAGCCGAACATTATGCATACTTAACTGAACTCGTAAAAGATATGGAGGAAAGAGGAATAGAGTTTTCACTCGATCATCAAGCAAATGAAAACTCAATCAATAGTAGACAACCTGATATTACTGACGAATACGTTAATTCTCATCCACGTGAATATAAAGAAAGGATACGCAAACTAGATAAAGAAGTGTGGAAAAAGGAATTAATTGCTTTGGCACAACAAGAAGACAGGATGGCTGAGGTTCAAAAAATTATTGATAAAGAAAGAAAGAAAGGAAAACTGAAAGATCACTATGAAGTTAAATTTTCTGATGGTACCGTCTTTTCAGTTAAGTTCGAAACATCAGAAACAGACCCTCAAAGAGCTGAAGAAATGTCGAGGGAACTTTTTGCATCGTCATACGAAATTTTACCTCACATTGCCGGTCCGTGGAACTATTCCACGCACATTGACACCCATACAACACCTGATAGATCGGATCACTATACGACCGGTCCATCTTGGGAATTTAAGCAAGGTATCAGTTATTCCAAGGTTGCTATCGTTCATCACTTCTACCTGAATAACAACAATACACCTGGAAATCTATCCGATGACGCCGTAAGCACAAATACACAAGCAACCAGTGGCGCTGCAGCCGGATATGGAGTAGTAAACGTTACAGAGGAACCCATTAAGAATACAATTACTTACGCAAAAGGCATTTCCAAATACATTCAATCATACCAACCGGTAACAGCAAAAGTATCCAGCGCATTTTCAGCTAGCTTTTTAGGACTATCAATGCAGGTGCCTCTGCAAGCTGGAAACAATACGCAATTAGTGAGGTGGAAGGCCCAGGTATAATTTACATGTTTGCTGCAATGTATAAATAAAGGTGGGGGAAACCCCACTTTTATTTAAGGAGGAACCATTTTTTATGAACAGTAAAATCCTTTATTCTATACTTGCCTTTCTAGTTTTAGTTGGATGTCAATCAAATGAGATCAATAACGGTCCCGAATTAACCAACACGATTACGGATACAGATCAGACTCTCGTTACCTTTGTTCATCAAAAAACTAATGAAAAAATGGGGTCAAAGGTAGAAGATTTTAAAGTTGTAAAGATATCTTATATTGAGGAACTTGCATTTGGGCAAATTATATTTGAAAATAATGGTGATCTATTTGAAGGAGCATTTCATGCTGAAAATAGTAATGGTAACTGGGATGTAGTTAATATCGAAATTACCCAAACGGATGTTAAATCACCATTTACGAAATTGCAAGTGGTTGGTGGGTTACCAGGAAAAGAATCTAATTTTCACATCGTTAGTGGAATCATCCATGATAATCGGATAAAATCCATCCAGATTACCTATCCAAATAACGAATCTTCCATATTTATAGTTGACAATAATTATAAATACTACTTCGATGTAAAAATTGGTGTTAACTCGTTCTCAACAATCGTTGCTTATGATAGTAACTACAATGAGATCAGCTCTTATTAGCTGAAGTAATTGAGCAATAGAGAGCGTAAAAAGGTTTGTGTAAATGGTTAAACTTCCCATTCCGTCCCCGCCTGTCTTGTAAAGCCGCCTGTCCATCTCTCTCATACTTCTTTAGAGTACAGATTTCCAAACAGTTCCATTCCGTACAACTCATACCAATGCCACCATGTCACTAATAGGTTTTCACACTGATGTTAAACATTTGAGCGGTTTCCTGTACCTAATTCCAATTGTTGTATGATAGCTATCTTCTCTCTAGCGTTATATTCATTTTTTGGACATAAAGTGCTCCCCTTCAAGCAGTGGTTTATTTTTTGAACCTGCTACTTAAAGGGGAGCATATCAGCTTAGGGGCAGCTTTACTTTTTGCATGAAGACCTTTACTTGTTCACCGGCATGGCTTCCGGCAGCATATACTCGGTTTGATCAAACTTCCCTTTCATCCATTTGTACGTGTCGTCATAGATGGCGCGGATCGCCGGATCTTGACTTCTCACCGCTTCCAAGAGGGTCTTGGATCCGAAATAGTACGCGTGGATGTTGTTCTTGTCCATGCCGTAGTTATGCGCGGCGATCAGTTGGTTGTAGTAGAGCTGGTAGAACTTCGGATCGCGGTACATCCGCTCGTCCCCTTCGATCTCCACATCCATCCCGTACTTCTGAATCACTTCCAGCGTGCCCTCGATCCGGTCGAGCGGAACGGGCTTGTCCGAGTAATAGCTCGGCTGCAGGAATGCGACATCGAAATAGAGGGATTTCCACTCGCTCAAGCCCGGCGCTCCAAAATACGGAATCCAGTAGTAACGCAGGGCGTCCGCATGCACCATCCGGCCCATGTTGCGAATCAGCTCCCGCTCTTTGGGGGCGCTGTCTTCCACCAGCTCATGGAACCAATAGATGCCCTCCAGCCGCAAATACTGGTATCCCGCCTGATCCCAGCGCTTTTTCAATTCGCTGTAGTACCACTCCAGGGCCTGTTTGCGGTTCTGGTACGCTTTTTCCTCGCCCACATGCTTGGCGGAGAAGGAGAGCGACTCTTTATCCGGAGCCAGCTTGCCAAAGTCGGTCTGCGCCGAATTCGGGTAGGGTAAGGCCAAGACCACATTCTCGACAATCGGCGTCGTGTACAAGGTACCATACAGCCGATTAAATTCGCGCATCGCGTCGTTCAGGGCTTCCAACTGCTGGCGGGAGCCGAACAGATCCCGCAGATAAGCCTGCCACTTTTCCTTGGTGGCCGGCATGGTCTGGTACGGCAGAAACAGGACCGTGTCGAACATCTGGTCACGCATATAGCCGTCCTTGGTCCGATAGCCGACCATCGGGAGGAAATCCTCTTTCGTCCATGTCCCCCGCTCGCCATGATCGCCCGTGTAGGCGAGCAGCATGTTTTCCACACGGCGGACGGACTTCTTTTCTACCAGTGTCTCGGTCTGGTTGGCAAACGGCAGGAGCACAGGTGCGGCACTACGCTGTTTGCCGTCTCTCCCCCAGATCTCCAGCTGTCTGGCAAAGGCAAACACCTTCACCGGGAAGGAAACGCGCACATAGCGAGTCTCTACCTGCGGCAGCGTGACAGCCAGCGTCCGCTCCAGAGCAGCCTCTTCCGCCTGGGAGACGTCATGTCTGGCTTTTCCAGCGAAATACCAGGCTTTTCCGTCTGGAGAAACCTCGACGTCCATCCACTCCGGAATCGTGATCCCCGAGCTTTTGGCATGTCTGAACGTGAGCGTCACCCGCTCCAGCTGCTTGACCTCCGGCAATGCGACCATCACCTTGCGGCCAAATTGCCGATTGTAGCCGGTCCAGGTCTCCGAGGGCGTGACCAAACCGCCGACCGGACCGGGATACTGCTTCTCCACTTCACGGAAGTAGGCATCCTCCTTGCCGAAGGGTTTGACAGAGGTGAAGCTGCCCGGCGCCAGATTGATCAGTTCATCCGCAGCCGCATCGGCATCGCTCTCTTCGGTCGCGGCTGTCTTCTCTTC
This sequence is a window from Brevibacillus composti. Protein-coding genes within it:
- a CDS encoding DUF4855 domain-containing protein gives rise to the protein MGVTRTAGRVLTALLSFSLMTGSAFAATEPAAALPPGPEDSQQIEPQPLPEEETIAFTDLGNSYARDAVNRLAALRLISGQGGDQYRPQEPISRQDVFVLLSKAMGVQPKRPKEEKYTDVSVDSPYAPYIYGLTELGVLNGRSDGTLGARDALTRQEMAVILDRLWKAGSGPKQVARQETYADRKEIAEYAREAVASVTAQGWMKGANGMFRPQGQVTRGDAAIIAERIWQARYQLAEKVDFRVDKTKLTVMAGTSEKVEVTRPTGGALPFTPVFAFDRPALGAMMPDGTFVAGPTPGKGILTVTVGLRSITIPVEITAAPAEKAPAEQADTRQETAAGGADNGSSKTTDASEDGTGSSNATAASEGDTENSKATVADEEDPGTAEAVSGEEKTAATEESDADAAADELINLAPGSFTSVKPFGKEDAYFREVEKQYPGPVGGLVTPSETWTGYNRQFGRKVMVALPEVKQLERVTLTFRHAKSSGITIPEWMDVEVSPDGKAWYFAGKARHDVSQAEEAALERTLAVTLPQVETRYVRVSFPVKVFAFARQLEIWGRDGKQRSAAPVLLPFANQTETLVEKKSVRRVENMLLAYTGDHGERGTWTKEDFLPMVGYRTKDGYMRDQMFDTVLFLPYQTMPATKEKWQAYLRDLFGSRQQLEALNDAMREFNRLYGTLYTTPIVENVVLALPYPNSAQTDFGKLAPDKESLSFSAKHVGEEKAYQNRKQALEWYYSELKKRWDQAGYQYLRLEGIYWFHELVEDSAPKERELIRNMGRMVHADALRYYWIPYFGAPGLSEWKSLYFDVAFLQPSYYSDKPVPLDRIEGTLEVIQKYGMDVEIEGDERMYRDPKFYQLYYNQLIAAHNYGMDKNNIHAYYFGSKTLLEAVRSQDPAIRAIYDDTYKWMKGKFDQTEYMLPEAMPVNK
- a CDS encoding MDR family MFS transporter yields the protein MYWRSWDLNLKVRLFGELITHTFFWMYFPFMALYFSDVFGKNVAGLLLTIPPLLGIFSNLAGGYLADRIGRRKTMLFSISLSTVMFALFAFSPSPWIDYIAFIGIGMAGSMFWPASSAMVADLTTEEERRVVFATFYTAMNIGVVLGPVLGSIFFVHYRFELLLVCTIMELVYAIAIFFLIKETLPSLVGKTEESGPPPRFSLKEQFRSYTVIFQDKPFAIYILAGILVAIAFMQLDLYMALYVKENVHNQPLVWWGDWSFSIGGTSAFGWLMGLNGLLVVLFTLPVTRWFRNWSDQSSLILSSVLYGFGFFLMAFTVNIWLLFGCMFILTMGELIRTPVAQSFISKYAPEDARGQYMGASSLQFSIGRFIAPLAIGLSQWVAPLGVFSIILGLSLLSALLYVYMFRLIPPIKNEVLEKVN
- a CDS encoding ISL3 family transposase; the protein is MCLDFSTDFIGLPSFHLTHWEKTKETDWIAVLEPNSACHLCPICLRASTNHARPGRRILRHRFVPSWGTVWVSVPVYRQRCASCVLTWTVEWNGIPPRGSVTSAFQEMAVDMCRSRDLLSVAKQLSVAYSTLERWYYQLAPQRLAQPKEHEAPEVVCLDEFALQKGHKYGVNLMDAQTGHIWQVTEGRSREQVRNALQQWPFRKAPHVVVTDLAPGMAETVRQVWKHTLVVADKFHVIQLFSKALEATRKRTHARGTHRRGRHEQRLLHTIPDKLKPEELQELKIWLAEDPHLERLYYALQDIRTVYAVQTQEAGEEALQKWIVDHLYSPTPAVRSIAKTIVQWREPIQNYFSFRVTNAKIEGTHNKVKVIKRRAYGYRNLERFKIRIRLECKPAT